One window of the Populus trichocarpa isolate Nisqually-1 chromosome 9, P.trichocarpa_v4.1, whole genome shotgun sequence genome contains the following:
- the LOC7472089 gene encoding expansin-like A2 gives MLDFSSSFCDILKNRMAVRMAVFLCFLFLIISSATGCDRCVHQSKVAYFSKASALSTGACGYGSMAIGFNSGHLAAAVSSLYKDGAGCGACFQIRCKNTALCSSRGTTVIVTDLNNNNQTDFVLSSRAFMAMANKGMGQDVLKHGILDVEYKRVPCEYKNQNLAVRVEESSKKPNYLAIKLLYQGGQTEVVAMDVAKVGSSNWGFMSRNHGAVWDTDRVPAGALQFRFVVTAGFDGKWIWAQKVLPEDWKPGMTYDSGVQITDIAQEGCSPCGDGIWK, from the exons ATGCTTgatttctcttcttccttttgtgACATCTTGAAGAACAGGATGGCTGTCAGGATGGCTgtctttctttgctttcttttcttgattatcTCCTCTGCTACTGGTTGTGATCGATGTGTTCACCAATCCAAGGTTGCATATTTCTCCAAGGCCTCGGCCCTTTCAA CTGGGGCTTGTGGATATGGTTCCATGGCAATAGGATTTAATAGTGGACACCTTGCGGCTGCTGTTTCTTCTCTTTACAAAGATGGAGCTGGATGTGGTGCTTGTTTTCAG ATAAGATGCAAAAACACAGCTTTATGTAGTAGCAGAGGAACTACAGTGATTGTGACTGATCTTAATAACAATAACCAAACAGACTTTGTTCTTAGTAGCAGAGCTTTCATGGCCATGGCCAACAAGGGCATGGGTCAAGACGTCTTGAAACACGGGATTTTGGACGTGGAATATAAAAG GGTACCTTGTGAATACAAGAATCAGAATTTGGCTGTTCGAGTAGAAGAATCAAGCAAAAAACCAAATTACTTGGCCATTAAACTGCTGTATCAAGGCGGCCAGACAGAGGTGGTAGCCATGGACGTTGCTAAG GTTGGTTCTTCAAATTGGGGTTTCATGAGCAGGAATCATGGAGCAGTATGGGACACAGACAGAGTTCCAGCAGGAGCACTTCAATTCAGATTTGTGGTAACAGCTGGATTTGATGGGAAGTGGATCTGGGCTCAGAAAGTCCTGCCTGAAGATTGGAAGCCTGGGATGACATATGATTCAGGAGTCCAAATCACCGATATTGCACAAGAGGGTTGCTCTCCGTGTGGTGATGGGATTTGGAAATGA